A single Plasmodium knowlesi strain H genome assembly, chromosome: 13 DNA region contains:
- a CDS encoding protein SEY1, putative produces MQMDRKTQIIDYDGNMIADLKEWMIRNKLANLGFNYNVVAILGSQSSGKSTLLNNLFKTSFDVMNTKLGHSQTTQGLWLSFDTFEESPVSPLEKGNSTTPINPTLILDVEGNDSKERGDNRLTFEHRSALFSLALADCLIVNLWYHSLGNFTASNYGLLKTVMEVNLELFQQDKNCPKTILLFTVRDWFEEFASIDIVKNKIVEEYLNKIWAEMKKPPSAKKANINNYFIVEVVGLSHAIIKKTEFLNDVENLRKKWINELRPLQYSRNIPSDGFAHYCNNIWNTIVKQSQLDIPSQKEMLATFRCQEIKNNVISNTSKMIKEKLTASSSQPTSASIDEFKSWAEKDIVEKSLDEYFVDASRYTESICLKTSEELLESLFIQLQTIVDNNLNFTQRVLSAKFANELNTMYSVCTSDKNVFLFSKESNLQVHKDGNGSNSSKEDKKDENTSQDKCIRLWSSFLSNADKLEYITFCNFFESYQKCNIEIRKKNKIHEFNYKPSLNILLTSICKDMNRIRNTQFTVLLERTRATIKSRFKNMDNLLITTKNPEEYWNHTLKIVKALQESINNNLTKCFINLKGGGPGSSVAGISNELFDHDEDNTFHVDSPSEGHRSISDNRTAHENKHYVDENLLNYKKIDIIKNKGKYISSVSEEIDKQIKNKKAISELNNYYLDEIMDVLKSKLDEISDNLSSIIIQRFESVFNYDDAEQPRHWREISMAELKKIFRESKNYAFLIIDILQKNIKVELIDDYLPNNFIKDEVIEKGKNKAKRKIQEICRDAQYIQETGGKMSLKNVPLFFWVILLILGWNELLFFIRFFFRLNIILPLFLAAAVILSTLFFNGNMEVLSTINKVVFFLAKSSFGFYRQLQTMGEKVAQVPTAD; encoded by the coding sequence ATGCAGATGGATAGGAAAACACAAATCATCGACTACGATGGAAACATGATAGCGGATCTGAAAGAATGGATGATTAGGAATAAGCTAGCTAATCTTGGGTTCAACTATAATGTGGTGGCAATTTTAGGTAGCCAAAGTAGTGGGAAAAGTACTCTCCttaataatttatttaaaacatCATTTGATGTAATGAACACAAAACTGGGTCATAGTCAGACAACCCAGGGGTTATGGTTAAGTTTCGATACTTTTGAGGAGAGTCCAGTTTCCCCTTTGGAGAAAGGTAATAGCACCACTCCAATAAATCCCACATTAATTCTAGACGTTGAGGGAAACGACTCGAAAGAAAGGGGAGATAATCGCCTGACCTTTGAGCATAGATCAGCGTTGTTCTCCTTAGCCTTGGCGGACTGCTTAATTGTGAATCTGTGGTACCACTCGTTAGGGAATTTCACAGCGTCGAATTATGGTCTCTTAAAAACAGTGATGGAAGTGAATCTGGAATTATTTCAGCAAGATAAAAACTGTCCAAAAACGATTTTGCTATTTACAGTGAGAGACTGGTTCGAAGAATTCGCATCGATAGACATTGTGAAGAATAAAATCGTTGAAGAATACTTAAACAAAATATGGGCTGAAATGAAGAAACCACCAAGTgcaaaaaaggcaaatataaataattatttcatAGTGGAAGTTGTAGGATTATCACATgcaattattaaaaaaacagaatttttaaatgatgtagaaaatttaaggaaaaaatggatcaaCGAATTAAGACCGTTACAATATTCAAGGAATATTCCTTCAGATGGTTTTGCGCATTATTGTAATAACATTTGGAATACAATCGTGAAGCAATCTCAACTGGATATTCCATCACAGAAGGAAATGTTAGCTACATTTCGATGtcaagaaattaaaaataacgtTATTAGTAACACTtccaaaatgataaaggaaaagttaaCTGCATCATCATCTCAGCCTACTAGTGCCTCTATTGATGAGTTTAAATCTTGGGCTGAAAAAGACATCGTGGAAAAAAGCCTCGATGAATATTTTGTAGATGCTTCCAGGTATACAGAAAGCATATGCCTAAAGACTTCGGAGGAATTATTGGAGAGTTTGTTCATACAACTACAAACCATTGTggataataatttaaattttacGCAGAGAGTACTGTCTGCCAAATTTGCAAATGAACTTAATACCATGTACAGTGTGTGCACTTCCGACAAGAACGTTTTCCTCTTCAGTAAGGAGTCCAATCTACAAGTACACAAAGATGGAAACGGTAGTAATTCCTCCAAGGAGgataagaaggatgaaaatacTAGTCAAGATAAATGCATTCGCTTATGGTCCAGTTTTCTGTCCAATGCGGATAAGCTCGAATACATTACTTTCTGTAACTTCTTTGAGAGTTATCAAAAATGCAACATTgaaattaggaaaaaaaataaaatccacGAATTTAATTATAAACCTTCATTGAACATACTTTTAACATCCATCTGCAAAGACATGAATAGAATTCGAAATACACAATTCACCGTCCTGCTAGAGCGCACCAGGGCCACCATCAAAAGTAGGTTCAAAAATATGGATAATCTACTTATCACGACGAAGAACCCGGAGGAGTACTGGAATCACACGCTCAAAATTGTTAAGGCACTGCAGGAAAGTATAAATAACAACCTAACCAAATGCTTCATAAACCTGAAAGGGGGAGGCCCGGGGAGTAGCGTCGCTGGCATTTCAAATGAACTGTTTGACCATGATGAAGATAATACATTCCACGTGGATAGCCCATCGGAAGGACACAGATCGATAAGTGACAATCGTACAGCCCATGAGAACAAGCATTATGTAGATGAAAATCTCCTgaactacaaaaaaatagatataattaaaaataaaggcaaGTACATCAGTAGTGTAAGCGAAGAAATAGACAAACagataaaaaacaaaaaagccATTTCAGAATTGAACAATTACTACCTGGATGAAATAATGGATGTACTTAAAAGTAAGCTAGACGAAATATCGGATAATTTATCCTCCATCATAATTCAAAGATTTGAATCTGTTTTCAATTACGATGATGCTGAACAACCAAGACACTGGCGCGAGATTTCCATGGccgaattgaaaaaaattttccgagaatcaaaaaattatgcttTTCTAATTATTGATATTCtacagaaaaatattaaggtAGAACTCATTGATGATTACTTAccaaataattttataaaggatgaagttatcgagaaggggaaaaacaagGCCAAGAGGAAGATCCAAGAAATATGCAGGGATGCTCAGTATATCCAAGAGACGGGTGGTAAAATgagtttaaaaaatgtgcctctttttttttgggtaaTTCTGTTAATCCTAGGATGGAATgaacttttgttttttattcgcttcttttttcgcctgaatattattttgcctctATTTTTGGCCGCCGCCGTCATTCTGTCGACTCTCTTTTTCAATGGCAATATGGAGGTGCTTTCCACCATCAATAAGGTGGTCTTTTTTCTGGCCAAGAGTTCGTTTGGTTTCTACCGGCAATTGCAGACGATGGGAGAAAAAGTCGCACAGGTTCCCACGGCGGACTAA